CACATATAAGACCCAGACATGCATTTTCAAACCTATAGGACCTACTTGACATACCCAACAAACGTTTAGTACCACGGGTACATTTTACTCttctatatactccctccatctactAATACAAGGCCATTCATATTTTTATGTCTAACTTTAATCATTAATTGTACTAACAAAATATGAGTCATATGTCATAAAAAGTCTGCCATTGGATGGACATATCAAAGAATTTTTCGATAATATATTTTTGATGACATATAATCCATATTTTGTTGACCAGAATTAtaagtcaaagtttgacacaaaaacgaagtggccttgtatataaaaatggagggagtattttattaTATATGTAAAAACGTATCCCTATCTACAAATTTTGAAAAACTGAACCGTCAAGGTACCACAGCATCCGTATCCATATCATTGTATCCGTGCAATTTAGTAGTATGTGATTTGACTCCTAACATGATATTCCAAACGGCTTCACACTAGCTAACATGGCCACCTTACATATTTTGGCAACTTGCACGGCACCAAGTTGCTtgtaatgcaaaaaaaaaaaaaaaaaaaaaagttgCTTGCAAACATGTAGACAAAAAATAAAAAGCTTCGCATATGTTATGAATTTGAAAGAGAATGGAGCTATTAGTGGTACTTATGACTTACCAGATGCGACTGACAAAGAGCATCCATGCTCCCCGGTATATTCAAGACTGGCTGATCAATTGGGCTGCCTAGCCCATCATCTGGGTAAGTTGGGATGTCTGGCTCATCATCGGAATCATGCATACTAGGATTGGGCTCATCAACACGCTTTTTGTCACCAGATTCAAATGACAACAAAAGCTGCAATACCTTGAAAATATgtgacatgcataatgagaaaaGCACATTTTTGCAACAATGATGGGTACCTTTTCATAAAGAGGAACTGATTGGGAGACATAGAGTTGAGGCATACGTAATACAACATATTTTGTTAGCTCGGGACTAACAACACCATCCATCTTTGCCGCAGGAAATATAGATGCAAGAGTTTTTTTCTTAGGAGCGCCAATAACTTGCCTTGGAAAACATTTTACTGTTCCAAACAGATCAAGGAAATTCAATATATAGTTAGTGACCAtaatatataaggaaataaaacatCCTTTTCCAACAGTTTGCAGTACCTCTCTTATAAGGTTTAATCTTTAGGTTGCTAGGTTCATGTGGATCTAAAGATTTATATGGATCCTCGTCATCGGAATCATCCCTGAGATCTGGGCATCCAGGGTCTACATACTCTGGCTGGGACGGGCTGAGATCAGGAGTAAGGTCACCACGATGATCAGGCCAGTTATTCGCTGGACTTTCACCTGGATTCGTTTCTTGAGATTTTTCAATCTCTGGTTGAACTGCATTTCGCGGGACTTCCCCAGGAGTTTTTCTACGAGCAGTACCCCCCGATCTTGCATTTGGGGAAGTGAAGACGTTGTTTCGGCGTTTAGATGGTGCTGAGCCACCTCCATGAGACAGAATATCTTCTTTGCATACATTTTTTCCTTGCAGGAAGGCAAAAACAGCTGGTGCATCACATGGATCCAGCAGGAGGAAATCTCCATAGAAACCACATGTTGCTAACTGCAATAAACAAACAACTAGACAAGTTCAGTATGGCAATACATGTAATCAGTCTCAACTGGAAGAAAAGGAATAGAAGATTACCAAATACGAATCCAGCTCGCTCGCTTCGCTATCGACACAGTCTCCTTCGAACACCAATAGATTTGCTGGTGGCCTCACAATTATTCTTCGCAACTCATCCCGGTCAAGATTGTTacccaaagtgatccttgtttccgCTGGTAATTTAGAAGGTGGAATACAGGCTTAGCTACAAGTCATACAAAGCAAGCATATAACTGGTAGAACCATATAAGGTCCACTTACCTGGGACATCATCCAAACCCAGAAACATATCATCTTCTTTGTCGGAAGTAGTGCTAGGGTCACTTTCATTAGCTTCAGCAGAACCCTTTCCTTGTTGATCTGGCCTGGTATGGTTCAAATGTTAGACTATTTGTGGATAAACTGAAAAAATGCACTAGGATGGTCAAAGGAGAATTTGCAAGCCTATAATTTGGCAAGGGCCGATATTTTAGACACAAACCAAACTCTAGTAGAGTTTGCATCGAGCGGACACCAATTTTTGTTTCTGCGCTGCCAATTTCGACATAATTAATTGGTTTAGAGATTCTATAGTTCACTAAATCAGCACCCCAATTATTAACCAGGCATGTCATGCTCCGAAATAAAATGTGCAAGaaaagtaatactccctccgtcccataatataagagcgttttttacactagtgtaaacgctcttatattatgggacggaggaagtagttgcCATCACATATATATCACTGTCTGGCAGTTTGAGGCCCATTTCAGGTAAGATAAGCAATGTCCCAGTCTCAGCAAGGTAGCATACAGAAGATAAGGCTAAGACAAGACTGATATATCCTTACTTATTTTGCGACAGAAATTCCAGTGCATGTAGCACCAACGAGTACAAGTACTCCACCTTGCGGCTGTAAACTTGAACCGATCCTTGGAGCAATAGCGCCGCTGCACATGAAAGTGGCCATAAAATTAGCAGCGCAGGAGAAGGGTTTACAAAAAGAAAGTAACTTTCTTTCGATGCAAAATCCCTGATTAAATTAGGGAAACGCCATAAATCACCCAGCGGATCGCAGCCCCGCGTTAGCTGCCTTTTCTGCACGCCACGTGCCTCATGGCCACCACCACTAGGTTTTGCAACTGGTCGTTGTTGCAATCTCTCGTCGCAACAACGGCTCTGTTGCAGGATCTAGATCCTTGAGAGAAGTCGCCTCTCGTGCTCCTCCCAAGCTCCCGTCAAGTCGTCGCCTCCCCGCACTGCTCTGACTGCCCCGAGCTCCTGTCAAGTAGCCGCCTCCCCGTGCTGCGACTACGGCCACCGGCGCTCGCCACCGACTAGCACGCCGACGAGCTTCTCTCATGAGCTGCACGCTTTGCAAGGCGTGCAACCAGAGAGACCGAGCACCCCCGTCGAGCTGTTGCCTCCCCGTGCTACTCCGACCCCCGCCGTCGGCGCTTGGTGTCAGCAAGCACACCGACAAGCTTCTCCAATGAGCTGCACACAACTACTACTAGAATGTTTTTTGCAACATGTTCGGTGTTGTAAAAGATTTTCTGTAACACGAGTTATGTTGCAAAAATTACGGTAAAAAATGGTCAACAACGTTATCTGTAACACACCCGCGCTTGCAAATATTTCTGCAACATTACCTTTCTTGTAAAGATTTTTTAGAAGTTGCAGCAAAGGGGTGGTTGCTTACATGAGTAGATCAAACGGCCACTAGTCCATCCAATGGTCTGAGGCGGCGGATATTTTCTCATTATCCACCGGCCGACACGTAGCCCATTAAATAAGCCTTAAttgggaagaaagaaagaaaacgaaaaaaaaatagTCCAAGTTTTCTAACCGCCTGAGGAAGAAAGACAAAATCCACCAAAAAAGAAGGTGCTACCATCCACACCGCCGTACCTTCGGCGAAGTTGAAGTCTTCGCCGGAGATCTCGCCTGAGCAGATCTTGAGGAGGTACTCCTCGAGGCTCTTGGCGACGTCCACCTCCCAGTTGGACTCGGGGTCCCGGTTCGCTTGCAGTATCGGGAACCTCCCCCCGCTCGTGCTCCCCTCCCCGCCGCCGTTGCCGTCCTCCATGACTCCCCCCTCGGACAAGGACGGGGAAGCTACTGGGCGCGAAGAGGCATTCTTGCGGAATGGTGGCTCGGAATCCTAGAGGCGTGTAGCGCGGGTGCTGTGCTCAGACGCATGGAGAGCAGGGGGGTTAGGGCTGAGAGGATTGGGGAATTTCTCGATTTCGATGGATTGGAAGTTTGGAACGGCGGGCGGGAATCTCGGTTTTGGTGAAGGTCCATTGTACAATTTTCGAAACAAACGAGGAGTATGCGTGAAGAGTGAGCGGTCAATATTTTTGGCCTTTTCCTTgcaattttatttttttccaaataatGGACAATACGTGTATGTAGCTTTCAGTAAATACATTCATTCTTAAAGTTACCTAGACAGCTCTCAGAAGAATTACAAGATGAAATGGCCGAGCTCCTACCCTTGCCTCGGCAAGCATTCCGAAAGAAAGAAAATTCGGAAAAACAATTTGTCTAATCTAaaagctaagagcatctccaataaaagatgcaaatttagagaTGTAAAACTAGGTGTTGtataatttacatcaccaaaaagtgataTTTTACCTCTCCAAAAAAGTgtcaactccaacagatgatgtaaaatGAAGATGTAAAAGTGCAACTCCAACAGGTGATGTAAATTGGAGATGCAAAACCGGCCGGCCTCCGCGCGGCCGCTGTTCATCTGCCGCCGGCCGCATTTGCACATCAAATTTTCATAATTGTAGCAACAAAAGTGCATCATCGACCATAGTTTTAAATTCTACAAACAAAAGTCAATTGTCTCAAACGAAGTTGTTGGTCCAACAAATGAAAATGCACATAGACATCACTCAATTTGCATCCTCTCCATTGTCACTAGTGCCATTGTCGATGGTGGTCTCATCAT
This window of the Triticum aestivum cultivar Chinese Spring chromosome 5D, IWGSC CS RefSeq v2.1, whole genome shotgun sequence genome carries:
- the LOC123121879 gene encoding condensin-2 complex subunit H2, whose translation is MEDGNGGGEGSTSGGRFPILQANRDPESNWEVDVAKSLEEYLLKICSGEISGEDFNFAEAALLLQGSVQVYSRKVEYLYSLVLHALEFLSQNKPDQQGKGSAEANESDPSTTSDKEDDMFLGLDDVPAETRITLGNNLDRDELRRIIVRPPANLLVFEGDCVDSEASELDSYLLATCGFYGDFLLLDPCDAPAVFAFLQGKNVCKEDILSHGGGSAPSKRRNNVFTSPNARSGGTARRKTPGEVPRNAVQPEIEKSQETNPGESPANNWPDHRGDLTPDLSPSQPEYVDPGCPDLRDDSDDEDPYKSLDPHEPSNLKIKPYKRVKCFPRQVIGAPKKKTLASIFPAAKMDGVVSPELTKYVVLRMPQLYVSQSVPLYEKLLLSFESGDKKRVDEPNPSMHDSDDEPDIPTYPDDGLGSPIDQPVLNIPGSMDALCQSHLDKLLCRIAEAEQQSALDARVSTWKQRIEHALEEQDRNPPFDIGLYREQILDTLSSRTDTGTASFSQIVSGHPKYDVARTFSALLQLVNGRCVDLDKGQATSELVCYTGANPFHVKLIGPNRRPEMEARFARKRVKSPERRCCDEGGEPCRVQAQKQAPKDGKVSSVKAAARLTPEGKRRRRSGPLPQPFDLESS